The nucleotide sequence AGCGAGGGCGGGCACTCCTTGGTGACGACCGAGCGGACCGTTTTCTGCCACAGCCGCTGGTCGGAGTCGAACTCAAAGAGCATCCCGGCCTCCGGCGTCTTGCTCCCTAGCCACGAACGGCCTCCTTGTAGGGGTTTCGGTGCGCACCGAGGGGAGAATATCATTCTCAGTTGTAGAGAGTAAGAGTCTCGGGATTTACCTGGAGGGTCCTCGGAGAGTGAAATGTCCCACCGTTATCGTGCAGTAAGGTTTCGAATATGCCGCAGAAGACGAATGCCTCGCCGAGCACCGCGAACGACGAACCCGCGTGGAAGCAGCGCGCGGTCGAGCGTTCCACGAAGACCGCGAGACTGCGGGCCGAGCAGCGCGTGGAGCGCTTTCTCGATGCGGCCCAGGCGATCATCACGGAGAAGGGCACCACCGACTTCACCGTGCAGGAAGTGGTCGACCGCTCGCGGCAGTCCCTGCGCAGCTTCTACCAGCACTTCGACGGCAAACACGAACTTCTGCTGGCCCTCTTCGAGGACGCGCTGCGCAGGTCGGCGGACCAGATCCGCGCCGCGGCCGCCGGGCAGGAGGACCCGCTCGACCGACTCAGGGTCGCCGTGCAGTTGCTCTTCGAGCTGAGCCGGCCCGACCCGACCGCGCAGCGCCCCCTCTTCACC is from Yinghuangia sp. ASG 101 and encodes:
- a CDS encoding TetR/AcrR family transcriptional regulator, with the translated sequence MPQKTNASPSTANDEPAWKQRAVERSTKTARLRAEQRVERFLDAAQAIITEKGTTDFTVQEVVDRSRQSLRSFYQHFDGKHELLLALFEDALRRSADQIRAAAAGQEDPLDRLRVAVQLLFELSRPDPTAQRPLFTDFAPQLLITHPDEVKVAHAPLLSLFSELMSGAHAEGRLRDEIKPRRAAALTMQTVMFIAQSSGGSDEDNAHPITADEIWDFCALGFVQL